agtcagttttattttctttgcttatttctctttgagttgatctaagtttatttgcaactacaaaaaccttagcgattcctctagataaaattgagattagtaaaattttggtatttggcaagagtaaggtaccaatccctgaggacgatactctacttattactttactataaaactacgatactgtgcacttgcagttttgcaccggtcactaTGTACCCAAAAGAGCCAGCCACAACTAACATTGTAGCCAGTTCTCCCTACTTGTCCAACATCTTTGCTAGACCAAAATTAGTtatttgtgcattgaaattgagATCTAAAAGGATGTTCCTTGACTTCACATCTTGATGAACAATGGGTAGCAATCAGTCACGGTGCATATAAGAGAGCCTTAGGAAGCTCCAACTTCACATCTCTTGAACATTTTTGAGCATCCTCATTTGGCCTTGTATTCCTTAGGAAGGGAAAAGCATCTCAGTTACCTCATTCTTCTCTCTGTTTCTAATTGGCTAGCTATATTGGAGCAAAACCTTTAGAACCTCTTTCATGGATGGCCTAGTAGAAGGCTGTGTGCCAGTACAATAGAGTCCAAGTCTGAAAACCTGACACATTTCATTCAAGTGACGAGGCTCCTTGACCTCCTCATCCAAGGCATCTCCTATAGGTTTTCCATCTTGAATGTGTTGCGATGCCCATTCGACTAGGGATGTgtgttcatcatcatcattggcTTTCCTTCCGGTTGCCAATTCCAAAAGAATAACCTTGAAGCTGTAAACATTGATCTTCTCATTGATTCTTGTCGTGCGAGCATACTATGCATTTCAAATGAATAACTTAAGCTAAGCTAAACTTCTGGTGATGGAGAAAGAGGAAAACATCACCAGTAAAAGGAAACTTGGAAATTTATATTATCGCACACCTGGAGCTATGTAGCCAAAAGAGCTAGCCATGATTGACATTGTAGCCAGTTCTTCCTCCTTGATCAACATCTGTGCTAGACCAAAATCAGCTATGTGTGTATTGAAATCGAGATCTAAAAGGATGTTGCTTGACTTCACATCTCGATGAATAATGGGTAGTGAGCAGTCATGGTGCATATAGCAGAGCCTCTGGGCAACCCCAACTGCTATATGCAACCTCTTGGGCCAATCCAAGACAATATGACTAACTAGACTTGGAAAGGTTGTTGCTCTATTGTTCCTATGCAACCAAGAATCCTGGCTATAGTTATCCAAATACTCGTAGACAAGAAGTTTTGACTTATCACTAGAGATATAGCAGAGCAGCTTCACTATGTTGGCATGTCGAATTGAACCAAGCGTTTTGACTTCTGCTAGAAATTGTTTTCCAAGCTTTTCTTCTAGCTTGTTGTTTTTCCAAATCCTTTTCACTGCAACAGTATCACCTAAATGATTAACAACAACACGATATACTTGACCTAATCTGTAACAgtccactagaaattcaatgatgaaatttctattggttttaggaatctcgtgaagaccccataagttttcacgaatctattaatcgtataggttttagtctaactacatagttagtgttattactcactatggtatcaaaatgtgtttttgattattggagatagttagaaaagttttaattggacacatggaaagatcttagccacctcactcttccaagtctactctccacctttagaaaatatcttgagctgattttgtggatattattgggtaaaaatatcttgaactgattttcatggatattattgggtaaaaatatcttgatctaatttttgtggatattattggataaaaatatcttgagctgatttttgtagatattattgggtaagagagacctacactcaactctcactccaacctcatcctcttctatatcttgtgcataaatatctccagcccactCCCCTTGAAATAATCTTcctttacactttccattgaaagaataccaaacactctctcgaacagcttttaggtgttcttttgcacacccattttgaagtttttgtatgtgttttattataaagtctccttcataaaagttgttcctttgttagtctagtttatgtgaatagcttatttgttccatttgaagatcatttgattagtaaaatattgtttaaactctagaaaggtcattctgggagataaactggagaatatgttatattttggagtttttgaccaagctaatggatagatcttgatCCGAActtttttatggagtattgttaacatgtgtacatgattattggttgaggatttgttgcatgattaaaggttttgatgaaatattttcttagatctagaaacttagaaactggaagaggaaaaacagtttgtattttgagaaagtttaaatctttggtgatttaaacctattccaatggatttgataattttattggaggatcctaagcctcttatatacatgttagaatattattttgaagatatttgatgttagtttcaaagatatgaaatattatgtaaaAAGATGTtcagataggccaaagtgtggatgttcttgactCAATTTATGTTtcggttaatttttaaccatgtgatcttgaattagaaggttatttatgttttaggacatctttttaaatcatgtgatggtttggtttgaagatcacatctttataagtcatagatcaaaaggttgatcaaaacaagttagaaacaaaaatcaatggaaatagcatatcggaatttcggccctatggaattttaatagttgtgattagttttaaatttttctaaattgatatttaagtttaggataaaatttacatgaggcatgtaaattttggtgacttttgaagTTAGCATGCCaaacccttaagttaggggtaaaatggtcattttctcacatgtagagggtaaaatgaaaattttacttttaagttagtatttttccatatttcaaattattagtgatttagttctaatttttagaatcactaattacagttcctcgtgatcacacttgagctttcataagaaacgcagagatcaaggtaagttagcttttaacttactagcagtttactgtgtatgtgtgctaagtaaaggaactacagtgtatgtatgctttaattacttataaatttgattatgcattcatgtttttactgtcataaatgcatcattagcctgtgtggaagttttttgttaacatactgagatttgtaatcaaatctcaatatggtagtctcaactaccattccccccgaatggtagatcttgttacaagacctGAATGAGAattaggagctgaccaactagacatgttaatgttaatatagtagttaacgtaaattactactgtacgatagagttgcatctccattactttttggatcataaccattttggactagtgttgtgatcttagttgttcaatgggtctttatgtatgaagtatgttttaagcatttgggatattttcaatttggtgcatagtattgctaaagaaaaaaatttatccgctgcgaatattgcataatgttagagacatgttaggaacattgcatcttatatgtcatgaacgaagGCAGGTAacattgtgttgcatgtctcgacacttcaaatgtctgtTCGATCCAAAAcggaatttggaggcgtcacataATCCACTAGAACCAATCTTGTTATCTTCTATCAATCCTGACAAAATGTTTGATTATGTGAAATTCAACTTCTGGAATGAGGTGAGTTTCCATGTCAAATGCAATCCATGCTTTCTCTATTCATAATTTCTGATCacaaataatgaaataaacaaaccGAGAAGAATTGCCACCACAAGACCTATGATCCAAGCAATTAACTTGTAAGAAGTTTTGCTCAACTTTTGGTGGCACGAACTGTAGTTCTCGAGGTTAAGGCATCGAGATGGTCTATTAGCACAAAGACCAAGATTGTTTAATAAGATGTAGGCATATGCATCATTCTCAAACTCACTTGGGATACCTCCAATCAAAAGATTTGAAAACAGATTGAGTGAAGTGAGCTTCAGGAAGCCAAGTTTTGATGGAATTAGACCAAACAACTGGTTTTCTGACAAGTCCAATTCATTAAGGCCTGGCAAAGACCCACGTTCTTCTAGAATATGTCTAGAGATTGCATTCCGACTAAGGTTTAGAGTAGTAAGCAATTTCCATGAATAAGTATTTGATGGAAGGGAGCCCAAAAGCCAGTTTCGATCAAGCAAAAAAGTTTTCAAATGAGAAAGATTTCGAGGAATCATGCCATTAAAGAGGTTATTACTAGCCTTGAGAACTAACAAATTCCTTGAGGAAGACACTCCCTGTGAAATTTTATCCGAAAACCTGTTGTTATTGATCTCCAATCGTGAAATATTCCATGCCATTCTCTCAGGAAGCTTGCCTATAAATTAATTTGCACTTAACATCAACTTTTTCAAGTTCAATGATGTCCAGAGACCACTTGGAATATTCATAGAAAATCCATTTTTGTATATCTTTACTAATTCCAAATTGCTGCAATTTCATAACAACTTGGGCAACTCTCCAACAAGCTGGTTTTTAAAAGCTGATACTTCCACCAACTTCCCATTGTTACATAAGTGTTTTGGTAACTGGCCAGTAAGACTGTTGGTTGAAACCCAAAGCATTTCCAACATAGAATATCTCCCAAGTTCTAGAGGCAAACTCCCTGAAAAATTTATTGTTATGTAACTCGAGATTTATTAGCTTTGGAAGATGACCAATGCTATATGAGATTTTTCTAGATTGCTGATTGAAAAACAAAGCCAGACTCGTCAAATTTCTGAGATTTCCAAAATCATTGGGAATTGTCTCTAAATGCTACTTTTAAGTTTGCGTGATCTACTAACAAGATCTTTATCCATGTGCTTGACCTTGCAAGCTAGTTTAAGAAGAGTGATAATCCCTAGCGTAAAGAATCATTGGTTTTGGCAGTGCTTTTGTAGTGACATATTAGGGAGGCAGGAGGGGGAATTATTTAGGATatcaatttttgtatttttcattttaattaaatgtagATTCCAATCTGTACCCTTTGTGTATTGTAAGGGCTTGAAAGGATTTAAAAGATTACTCATTAAAAATAGAGTAAAGCAGATAGTAAAAAAATGCTTGAATGGTGTAaattacaaaaaacaaaaatttcaaaaactaGGTTGGAACTTCAAACACAAGGGCTAACTAATTGCTCTAATCATTCAATTTTCTCCAAATGGTTAGAACTCTATTTATTACAATATTGATAATGCGACATGATAAACGTCCAACTTAGTTTACAAGATTTTTATGGAAAAACTTAGcaatatttttagtattttctatGGTCAAATTAATGATAATATCAAACATGTATGCTGTCTTTGCAAGAAGATACAATTGTTAGCCCTTGTTTATGGAAAAGATCTCTATTCGAAAGTGGTGTAGACTTGGGAGGCACTTTAGATGAAAAATGGTTCGTTTCCCATGCAAATTTTCCAGTCAACTTGCACTAAAGGGTCTTGGAATATCAAGTAGCATTTTCTACCACTGTCATCTTCATTTTATAGAATGGAATGGAATAGTCGTTGGGAAAGtttaaccaaaatataacacCTCTTCCATCTTTGTGGACATTAGATAGAAGTTAAGGATAGTACTCTACTTCTAGGgagaagttttttttataagtacttcTGGACAGAAATAAGCAGTGGAAATTAGAGAAAAGTCTTTGACGTGTTCTAAATTTGGTTTATTATTCCTATAATTGCAAAGGTTATCTGGGTAATTGTGGTATAATTTCTCAAACACCACCTTGGTTTACTTTATATTAACACTTTATGATACATGTTCTATCACTAAGAAAGTTGAACTATTTGTGTCTCATCTATTTGCTAATCTAACATTATCATACAATATGCTATcctatatattttctttattagtTCAAAGAAATATACCTTTGAGATGCTTTTCCCTTTCTAAGGAATTCTAAACCAAATGAGGATGCTCAGCATTGTTCATGGAATTCAAAGCCAAATTAGAGTTCTTGAAAGCTCAACTACTACTTTCAAATTCAATGgtaataaattcaatattgaattatttttaggttgtgtttggctTCTGATGTGATTTCAAATGATCTAAGTTGATATATGACTAGCAATGTTTTGTGGGTTCGATTGAGatgtatttgaatataaataggttgagatttgtgtttgaatgtatgaagtaggtttagataagtttaactttttttatcgAAAGTTGAAAAAAGTAGTGGGTCCTATTAATAATTGGTTTGTGTGACAGGCCTTCTCCAAGAATGTAAAGAATGTactccaagaaagaaagaaagaaaaaaaaaaaaaataagaattagaGAGAGAATCTATGTTGAATGTAATTCTTCTGATGATTTATTCCTTTGACTTGTACTCTTTTTATATACTTGTCTACATACTTCAATACACTGATGGGCCATAACTACGTAACTACAGATGGGCTTAGTTCCCTCACAGCATCCTTACAATTAAACTCACACTTAAGCCCAATCCTATCAGTCCCATTAAGCCCATTTCCCTAATAAATTTGCCCTAATTCCCTTCAGACGCCTCTTCGACATATGACAATACCTCCCCTCTCAAAACATGttgcccacaaggtgtgggTAAGCCGCAGTCAATCACCCATACTCCTCCCACATAGCATCGTCTATCAATTACCCTTCCCAGTGGACCAATAACTCCTTTAAGGCCTTGTTGTTTCGCTTCCTCATTTACCATTGAAGTATCTCGATCGGTTTTGGCTTCAATAGCCCTTCTGAATCCATTGGAGGCAACTGTGGTAAGACCACAATGGAGGATCCCACCTTCGTCTTCAACTGTGACAAGTGGAAAACATGGTGGGGCTGAGAAGACGCAGGAAGTTGCAGATGATAAGCAACCTATCCCAAGTGTTGCAGAATTTGGAAGGGCTTGAAGAACCTCAGAGCCAGCTTGAGACAATGGTGCTGCATGACAGAGATTTGTCTATATGGTTGCAACCTCAAGTAGACCCAATCACACTCAGAAAAAActctttccttcctttttaGATTTGCAAATCTTTTCATGCAATTTTGTGCTTGCTAAAGATTTTCCTTGAGTAATCATAAGATCTGATCTCTAGCTACCAGTTCCTGCGCCACCTCAACCACCTGGGTTGTATTGGGCATGTAAGATAACAAAAGAGAAGGAGGAACTTCGTAGAATTCTTGGAAAGGTGTCATTTTAATAGATGTATGTATAGATGTATTGTACTACCATTCTGCTACACACACCCACTATGCCCAATCTTTAGGCCGATAACCCACAAAACACCTTAGATAAGTTTTGAGGCTCTTATTAATAGCCTCAGACTGCTTATCCATCTAAGGATGATAGGCAAAGCTACAAATCATGTAGTTTAAAAAATCCCCTCCAAAATCTGCTTGTAAAGACTGGATCCCGATCTGAAACAATTTCTTGAGGACCTATGAAGTCTGAATGTGTTGTAAGAAAAGCTAAGCAATAGTCTTAGCTAAGTAAGGATGAGCCAATGAGACGAAGTGACTATATTTAGTCTATCCATCTACTACAACCCATATCACAGAATGACCCTTAGAGATAGGCAAACCCTCGATGAAAACCATTGAGTTGTCTAACTATGGCTTCTCTGGAACTGGTAGAGGTTGAAGCAATCCACCTAGTATAGATTGTTCAACCTTAACCCTTTGACAAATATCACACTCACGAACAAACTCCTTCACTGATCTTTTAAGCCCTCACCAAAAGAAATTTCTTCTGACCCTATAGAGAGTCTTATCAACACCAGAATGGCAACCTTTTGGGTGACTATGTAACAAATGTAGCAACTTATTGATACAATGTAGATTCTTAGGCACATACAACCTGCCCTTATAAAATAGAAGTTCCTCTTTAATAGAGAACCTTAAAGAACTTTGACCCTTATTAACCTTCTTAAGAAGTTTTTGCAGCATAGAATCATTAGCATAGCTTTGTTTCAATTCAATCAACCAATTAACAGTaggaaaataaatcaaaaacaaaCACCCAAAGACTTCCCCAAGAGATTCTTCAAACTGCCATGACAAGGCATCCACCACTCGATTCTCTTGGCCTTTCTTATACTCAACAAGAAAATCAAAGCCAAGTAACTTTGTTATCCATCTTTGCTGCATGGGAGTACCAATTGTTTGCTCTAGCAAGTACCTAAGACTCTGATGATTAGTCCTAACAACAAATAAggctgtgatgacccgtttttacgtgtattttcactgaactgttgtttttattttaattaatatattggtttatttattttaaattaatgtattttaaattggttttaatttatttgatgttgtgtttaatttattttagtcgttttacggtttttaatatcgtttttggcggatcggtttttggtctccggaatgaggattggacctcatttcttttcttttctctttttctttttccctttttccttttctttttccttctttttctttctttttctttcttttcttcttctttcttctcctttctctccctcgTACACCGAATAGCCtgttttctccttcccgtcgccgcccctttgaccgcccagttctccgccgtccggccaccatttggtgtaccgtcaccaccattctcttccccttccaccagagatcatccccaccaattttcagagccatcggaccagccgttagctttcgaaagccgccggaagtcgctccacctgctctgtttttgcccctgtcgccggttgctttcgcagcccagaactgccgctcgccggtggcgtggcctacgccccccacccagttttcttcccctctcactggtgaacatccccaccaagtttcacctccatccgagccaccgttagccaccacgagctcctccaagccatacggtttttcaccgattccggcaccgtcgcaccacctccggccaccatcttttcacaacttcttcccctacctcttgccgacctaaaccactcatttctggcctcaatccgttgccggagcagctcccacgagctcaactccgttcagcccctttttggccttcgaccgccatttccaccaccacccacggccaaaaatcgtttcctttagcttcataaatatctcaagaccattccctatcaatttcgtgccttggtttgtccccgttcgaaaatgggtaatttattacccacggcgacagtgtaaattacactgttacgttacttttcttctgccgtttgcaacgtcgcaagctttctaaaaatatcatatagcgctgtaagtattttccaaaccctattttcagatttaaatatatattactcattcaataattttatttgttggttggttgattccggactgagtccaaggagttcgggggtcgaatggatggaggacggagttgcttattttattgatatatgttggttgtttatttttgcgcatcgatattgcatttacatggtgcatgcacgtgtgtttttgtttaattgagaaaagcctgtttattggcgtaagtggacttacgggtgcgtgtggatcacgaccccaagccgggatggggtattatctcggtggagctcctctggtcactcgggagcggaataaactgagtgatgtcccctgggtcgtcgctgggcgacgacgggagcgggggctaggggatgcttggctacgaacgcgccgggcgcggaactgggtatCGCCCTaagcaccgactccgtggcccttcgctggtgagggctagaggatgcttggctacgaacacgcggggcgtggaactgggcatcgctcgttaggtgtcacatgcgtggtggtactctgcggtgtggtactggagccagggtgtgcgagtgacccctaggggaggtcatggcgcatacggataaaatggtttttggtttgagatgagtaaaggccaaatgtgacttttggcgtgtttttggaACGGGTTTGTtgttgggccaaatgagatttttggcgtgtgtggaaattgtgattttatgggttttacgcattggcattaattcatgcatattgtttgagttctatatgcttttatctggtggtgtttggattttacttacctgcggtaccatttttggttccgtagattttggtgtaggattcatggaggaggaggaggctgagcccgaggatgcggctccgccggagttttgatgtCGAAGTTatactttatagtttggtttaaaactatatttgtgtttttgtaatattttaattatgtatgttttaaacagcttgtattatattaagaaaattctagtacttagttatatgactttcgttatccgctgcgtgttcattcgtgcacatttgttgcttttgcacacacttggcactcgtcgatagggtggtgacccgggttgtcaccatccggacgtctcgatttttccgtgtccgcgcgtggggatttgggggcgtcacaggtggtatcagaacGGTTTagctctaggtaaaaccacatgtcccgtagttagtaccagaatgtttttaaagttgtgttttaaaatttattttaggtaAAGTTGTTGTTTgatatgttttaattgttttatttgtttgagcttgtttgcttgtatgtatttatttagttgtgttattgcatgctggtttcttttttttgttttcttgttatgtggtttggtttgggtttttggttttatgttgttggttttatttgtttttcttaaagggggtcaaatgttgtgttgtggcaggaagacggtataatcgaggatactattattaggcttgaacctttagtgtagtaggcttgaatttttttgcgatgtggtttgcttgtacgatgattgaggtcaaggttttatagaatttatgtaacggggctatagtataggagagtgtaggttcaacaaactttaaggatgtgtttaagggaattttgtttaaggatTGGGGTCTATTGCCTCTGTAACCTGGTaacgctttaagaaagaatttaatgatcgcttctttcccgctccgtgaggcggcaaaaagcaagagagttctcaagcttagtccaagggagtatgaccgtggaacagtacgcccgaaaatttatagaacttgggcgatttgctccccaccccATCGCCACAGAAGAAATGTGAGCCGAGCATTTctaggagggtctacgtcctgatatacgccgtatggtggtcagccaccggatatccacttttcaggatttagtggatgtggccactcttgtggagcgagagaataactTGAGAATGGGCTCctctccaggacataagaggcggagtttttttttggtgaaggaagtagttcgggtttgcctcagaagtttgttcagcagacTGGGATTCGACCAttagcagcctcgggagtgcgtatgggaggacgagtgcaagtttgtggaagatgtaatagagctcatggaagcgagtgtcgtctgggtagtaaccaatgttttgaatgcggccaGACGGGAcatcttgctcgtgagtgccctagtcgagttcaagaaagccgtggagcttgTCGCAGTGGTaaaactaaccagaggcatttagctcgggctcatgtgcgcagtgactcttggtacctttggaggcgaggttacggagactcagaatgctagagtcatgacaggtaggggtctaatctaatctttagtgatgaacgccttgtgtggtttgtttttcttatattatagaggcttagagagagtggcatgatctgggtgatcttttagggaagtagaataattgagttctttagttccgcggagtt
The genomic region above belongs to Carya illinoinensis cultivar Pawnee chromosome 4, C.illinoinensisPawnee_v1, whole genome shotgun sequence and contains:
- the LOC122306466 gene encoding receptor-like protein kinase HSL1 — protein: MAWNISRLEINNNRFSDKISQGVSSSRNLLVLKASNNLFNGMIPRNLSHLKTFLLDRNWLLGSLPSNTYSWKLLTTLNLSRNAISRHILEERGSLPGLNELDLSENQLFGLIPSKLGFLKLTSLNLFSNLLIGGIPSEFENDAYAYILLNNLGLCANRPSRCLNLENYSSCHQKLSKTSYKLIAWIIGLVVAILLGDTVAVKRIWKNNKLEEKLGKQFLAEVKTLGSIRHANIVKLLCYISSDKSKLLVYEYLDNYSQDSWLHRNNRATTFPSLVSHIVLDWPKRLHIAVGVAQRLCYMHHDCSLPIIHRDVKSSNILLDLDFNTHIADFGLAQMLIKEEELATMSIMASSFGYIAPGYARTTRINEKINVYSFKVILLELATGRKANDDDEHTSLVEWASQHIQDGKPIGDALDEEVKEPRHLNEMCQVFRLGLYCTGTQPSTRPSMKEVLKVLLQYS